ATCTTAAGCCCGTCCTTACTCTTCCAGTGAATGATCTTCATATCAGCTAAAGCGATCTCCTTCCTTATCCAAGGATTGGCATCGGTGATCCTAATCGGCTTAGCACTGGGGAGATCTGCAATCCATATGTCAGGCGGGGTCTTGTAATCAGAATAGGTATAAGCGAACCTCTTTCCGTCAGGCGTCATCGAGGCGATACGAGCAACGCCGGTGAAATTAGTGAGCTTCCTTATCCTCCCCGAAGCAACATCAAGCTCATAGAGATTGCTCGCAGTGCGCTGAAGTCCATTGAAGAAGACTTTGGAGCCATCAGGACTAAACCGATACCAAGAAATATTTCCCTCAAATCTTCCAGAGAGCATACGGTATTTTCCGGTATTGATGTTGAAGAGCCAGATCTTATCGTTGGCAAGTTTCCAGGTCTTGTCGTCAGGCGCGAGATAGGCGATGTGCTCTCCGTCCGGCGAGAAAGAAACACCCATCTCCGGGGCTTGGTTATGGGTGAGCTGGGTTATCTTGCCTCCTTTTATATCTACTATACATATCTCCGCTCGGTACATCTCGTTTCGATGGTTCTCGAGCCGTCTTACGAAGACTATCTTGTCGCCCTTAGGAGAAACATCAAACCCCTGAACCCGCATTTTCTCCTTGGTAATCGGTTTTATCTCTTTGGTCTTGACATCCACTACCCACAGGTTGGACCAACTGCCTCGATACTGTCCATTGGGTCCTTCGTCGACATAGATGACATCATCTCCCTGCTTCATCTTCTTCTCCACCTCGGGGTCGACCGGATCAGGAGAGAGGAACACTATCTTCTTGCCATCCTTGGTCCATTTGAAGGAGATAATACTTGCTTTATGCTTGGTCAGCTGGAACGCCTCACCACCGGTTGTCCTAATGAGCCATATCTGGCTATATTTCTTCTTGTCCTTGCCTCGGCGGAGGAAAGCGATATACTTCCCATCCGGTGACCATTGGGGTGATCTATCCCCTTCTTCTGCAGTGTACTGGAACGCCTCACCACCAGTTGCCGGGATCATAAAGAGTTTTGAGACCCACTTATTCTTTTCCCAGTTAAGGGTGGTTTTAGTGAAAAGGATCCATTTCCCATCAGGAGAGAGCTGAGGGTTTCCTACCCGAACCATATTGAGAACATCGTCCACCGTCATTGCCCTCTTCTTCCCCTCTTGGGCAAAAAGAAGGGAGGAAAGGGCTAAGAAGAAAAGTATAAGGAGAACACCCTTTCTCCTTCGCATAACACACCTCCTTTAGAAACCTTACTGAGATGATTCTAAAGGGGAAAAGGATAAAATTGCAATTATTAAATAAGAGAATAACTGATTTTTTAAAGGAAGGGAGTTCGTTCGGCTTATTTGAACTCGAGGGCAACCAGATAATAAACTGCCACCGGCTTCCCCTGTAACATAGCTGGTTTATACTTCCACTTCTTCACCACAGAAAGGGCTGCTCGGTCTATTCTACTGTTAATCGATTTGAGAACCCGGGCTTCCTTCACTGATCCATCTTTACCCACCACTATCCAAAGTATCACCTTGCCCCTGGTTCCAATCTGTCGGTCGATCTTAGGAGTTACAGGAAGAACCTTCTTAAGTAATACTGGCGGAGTGATATCACTACTCAAGTGATATATCTTATTTTCCGGCTCCTTCGGTTTTTCCACCTTGGGCTTTACTTCCGCTGTTTTGGAAGGGGCTGGTTTTATAGCGGCAAGCCGTTCATTAGCCAGATCCTTATATTCCTTCGCCAGATCATAATTGGGATCTAAGCGCAGGACATTATTCATAATATCTATGGTCTTCTGGTAGTCCTTTTTGTGATAGCTGGTTTTCCCCTGAGCAAAGAGGGTCTCGATCAACCTCTTCTTTGCCAACTCAAACTGCTCTATTATCTTGGGGGAAGCCATTGATAAATTAAGGCTATATCCCGGGTCAATGGAAAGAAGCTTGATAAACTCCTCTTGTGCCTTCTCGTTCTGTCCTAAGGCGACATGGCTAAATGCAAGATATTTGTGACACTCGATCCTCTCTCTACTATCCAAGCTGGCTAAAGGAATGGAAGAAAGGGTCTCTATCGCCTTTTCGTATTCGCCGTTCCAATAAAGGGAAATCCCCTTCTCAAGCAGTGTTCCCTGTTGGAGAGGAAGCAATAATGTGCTTACAATAGCTATCACCATTCCCACTTTGTACATCTCTACGTCCCCCAAATCTTACATTGTGATTTTCAGTAAAAAGGTCTGATTAGCTTTTATCTCAACCTCTCTCCGCTTCTCCCCCAAGGAAGGGTTTCTGAGGATGACGGTATGTCGTCCTACAGGAAGCTTCATCCGTTTCATGGGTGTTTGTCCTATATGCTTTCCATCTATATAGACCTCTGCCCAGGGAGTAACCACTATCTGAAGGTATCCGAAATTATTGAAGGTATATCTCTTGGTAATACTGCTACCATTTGAAATTCTGATCTTATCAGTAATTACTCCCACGAAGTTGGGGTTTGAGAGAGTGATAGTGTGTTCTCCTTCAGTTAACTTGATCTTCCCCATAGGGGTTTCCCCTACTTTCTTTCCATCTATCGTCACCTCTGCCCAAGGATTGACAATTACAAGGAGATATCCGAAACCAGGAGGTTTTGGTTTGGAAACGGGGGGTGTCTTTTTGACCACTGCCATCTTAGGAGGAATCTTTTCAGCAGGGGGGGTAGCCTCTATGGTAGTGGTTGTAGGAGAAACCGAAGTGGAAGGTACCTCATTCTTAACGCCTGTTGGTTTAGATACTCCCATTCCCACAGAGGCTTTGGCAGGTAGTCTTTTCGCCGAGGTCTCAGCCTTTTTCCCGAAGAACTTACTATAGAAGAGTAAGCCCAAGACAACCGCAAATATGGAGATAACGATCACTGGAATGATGGGCTTCTTCTTTTCCCCACCTCCAACCATTGAGACGAGGCTATCGCTTGCCCCCTCCTCTCCTTTTGTTTCTTCAACCGTTTCTTTATCTATTTCTTCAATCTTAACCGTTTCCCCAAACCCTGGGGTAAGTCCGATCTCCTTGGTAGCCGCTTCCAAATCCAAAGGATGGGTCTTCGCTAAAAATTCTTTTCTTGTTTCGTCCAACTTGGTGAAAGCGCTTAACATCAAAGCTTCGGTATCCTTGCTGATGGTAACCTTGGGAAGGGTAGCTATCCCCTCTTCAATAACAAAATCTGCATCAACCCACTCCAGAAGATGAAGTACCGCCTCTTCCCCCTCGCTCTCTTCACCAGCAAATGCGTGAAGCACCTTTCCATCTTTGAAAAATATCTTTCCTCTCCTCCCTTCGCGTTCGAGAACGAGGGTAGCTGTTCGTTTAGTCATCCCTAAAAGCTGGATGATATCTACCAAACTTACATTCCCTAACTTACCGTAAATTCTTCTTTCTTTATCCAAATCCATACCCCCCGCCCCTGATAATTTCTCTAA
The sequence above is a segment of the Acidobacteriota bacterium genome. Coding sequences within it:
- a CDS encoding S9 family peptidase, producing the protein MRRRKGVLLILFFLALSSLLFAQEGKKRAMTVDDVLNMVRVGNPQLSPDGKWILFTKTTLNWEKNKWVSKLFMIPATGGEAFQYTAEEGDRSPQWSPDGKYIAFLRRGKDKKKYSQIWLIRTTGGEAFQLTKHKASIISFKWTKDGKKIVFLSPDPVDPEVEKKMKQGDDVIYVDEGPNGQYRGSWSNLWVVDVKTKEIKPITKEKMRVQGFDVSPKGDKIVFVRRLENHRNEMYRAEICIVDIKGGKITQLTHNQAPEMGVSFSPDGEHIAYLAPDDKTWKLANDKIWLFNINTGKYRMLSGRFEGNISWYRFSPDGSKVFFNGLQRTASNLYELDVASGRIRKLTNFTGVARIASMTPDGKRFAYTYSDYKTPPDIWIADLPSAKPIRITDANPWIRKEIALADMKIIHWKSKDGLKIEGLLYLPAGKKGKLPLILNVHGGPAGVFTNRFNGEYQVYTGLGYAMLCPNVRGSSGYTDKFLRGNMHDIGGGDYWDLMTGVDYVIKKGIANPDKLGIRGWSYGGILSGWTITKTNRFKAASLGAMVCDWRSEYGQGFNYDVKLWYIGGTPWDNPDGYLKHSSYTYIKNVKTPSIIFHGERDITDTIQQSMNYHNALRELGVPVRFIRFPREPHGIREPHHRRILMVEEIAWMQKYIRGIKWTAPPREKKKEKKEKKEKE
- a CDS encoding TonB family protein gives rise to the protein MYKVGMVIAIVSTLLLPLQQGTLLEKGISLYWNGEYEKAIETLSSIPLASLDSRERIECHKYLAFSHVALGQNEKAQEEFIKLLSIDPGYSLNLSMASPKIIEQFELAKKRLIETLFAQGKTSYHKKDYQKTIDIMNNVLRLDPNYDLAKEYKDLANERLAAIKPAPSKTAEVKPKVEKPKEPENKIYHLSSDITPPVLLKKVLPVTPKIDRQIGTRGKVILWIVVGKDGSVKEARVLKSINSRIDRAALSVVKKWKYKPAMLQGKPVAVYYLVALEFK
- a CDS encoding DUF4388 domain-containing protein, which produces MDLDKERRIYGKLGNVSLVDIIQLLGMTKRTATLVLEREGRRGKIFFKDGKVLHAFAGEESEGEEAVLHLLEWVDADFVIEEGIATLPKVTISKDTEALMLSAFTKLDETRKEFLAKTHPLDLEAATKEIGLTPGFGETVKIEEIDKETVEETKGEEGASDSLVSMVGGGEKKKPIIPVIVISIFAVVLGLLFYSKFFGKKAETSAKRLPAKASVGMGVSKPTGVKNEVPSTSVSPTTTTIEATPPAEKIPPKMAVVKKTPPVSKPKPPGFGYLLVIVNPWAEVTIDGKKVGETPMGKIKLTEGEHTITLSNPNFVGVITDKIRISNGSSITKRYTFNNFGYLQIVVTPWAEVYIDGKHIGQTPMKRMKLPVGRHTVILRNPSLGEKRREVEIKANQTFLLKITM